In Solidesulfovibrio carbinoliphilus subsp. oakridgensis, the sequence GATGTCCGGGACCGTGGAGGCCGGCTGGCCGGTCATGATGTGGTCAAGCAGCCGCTTGCCGGCCGTGACCTTATCGAGCAGATCCCGGTCTTTGCTGCCCCGGGTCTGCTTGACCAGCCGGTCCAGGCGGGATTCCAGGACCTGGGCGTCGGCCAGGATGAGCTCGGTTTCGATGACGTCGATGTCCCGGGCCGGGTCCACGTTGCCGGAAACATGGACCACGTCGTCGTCCTCGAAGGCCCGGGCCACGTGGACGATGACTTCGGTTTCGCGGATGTGGGCCAGGAATTTGTTGCCAAGGCCTTCGCCCTTGCTGGCGCCGGCCACAAGGCCGGCGATGTCGGTGAACCGGACGGTGGCCGGCACGATCTGGTCCGGATCGACGAGCCCGGCCAGGGCGTCCAGGCGGGCGTCCGGCACGGGCACGATGGCCACGTTGGGTTCGATGGTGCAGAAGGGGTAGTTGGCGGCCTGGGCGTTTTGGGCCTTGGTGAGGGCGTTGAAAAGGGTGGATTTGCCGACGTTCGGCAGACCCACGATGCCGACGGAAAGGGCCATGGGGAGGTCATCCTTTTGCGGCGGGGGTGCCGCCGGACGGGGCCGGCGGGGCGGCCGTTTCGGGACAGGGGGCCGGGACCGCCAGGGGCGGCCCCGGCCGGCTTACTTGATGTCGCGCGTGCGCAGGATGGTCTTTTCCAGGAAATGGATCAGTTCGTAATCGGAAGCCATGCGGCTTAAGGCCTTGGACACGGTCATGCTCAGAAGCTTGTCGAATTCCGGTTCCACGCCTTCGCCCGGCAACTTCCACACGGTTTCGCCCTCGTAGCGCTTGGTCATGACCTGGCCGTTGTTGTCGGCCGTGACATGGATGACGGCCACGGCCCGGGCGGCCAGCTGGCCCCCCTCCTGGGCGGGCTTGTAGGACAGCTCCCTGAGTTCCACCGTGAGGCTGCGGACCACGGATTCGTGGGCGACCGTCGGGGTGAACCCCTTGTCGCGAAGGCCCCTTTCCACGGCCGAGCGCATGGCCGGCGCCGGATCGCAGGCCGTGGTCAGCTTGCCGGTAAACGACGACGCGGGATTGCACAGACCGACTTCGGCGCTTGGCCGGGCGTCGGTCACCTTGATGGCGACCTCGACCCCGCGTCCGAGGGTCTCCTTTTCCACCACCACCGACGGCGTGACCGTGGCCTGCTGGCCGGCGCAGCCGGCAAGGACCGAGACCGCGGCCATGGCCGCAAAAAGGGCCGACGCCAGGCGGCGTCGGCTCGAAGAAAACGGAAAATGCTTCATGGTGCGTCCTGGCGGCCGCCCAGGCGGCCGGCCCCGTGTCTACAGGACCTTGCCCAGGGCCGCAAGGGCCGCGGCGTAGTCGGGTTCGTTGGTCACTTCGGGCACAAGTTCCATGTAGGCCACCTTGCGGTCCGGACCGAGGACCAGCACGGTCCGGGCCAGAAGCCGCAGCTCCTTGATGAGCAGGCCATAGGCCAGGCCGAAGGAGGTGTCGCGGTGGTCGGACAGGGTGACGATGTTGGTGACTCCGGCCGCGTCGGCCCACCGCTTCTGGGCAAAGGGCAGGTCCATGCTGACGACCAGCGCCTTGGCCTTGCCGGCCAGTCCCTCCATTTCATTGTTGAAACGCCGGGCCTCCAGATCGCACACGGCCGTGTCCAGGGAGGGCACGGCGATGAGGATGAGCCCTTTTTCCGTGAAATCGGCCAGTTTGGCCGGGGCCAGTCCATTGGTCAGGACGGTGAAGTCCGGGGCCGCGTCGCCGACGGCCACGGGATTGCCGGCCAGGGTCAGGCCGTTTCCTTGAAAGGTGACAAGACCGGTCCTCTCGCTCATTGCGTTTTCCTCCTCTTGGGGTTTCGCCGCCTGGGGCGACTGTGGCATGTTATGAACCGACCACGATTTTCCGTCAACCGGAGGGGAAAGATGCCTCCGGCGGCCGGGGGGGATCATCCCCCCCGGACCCCCCGAAAGGGTGTGGCGGAAATAGGAAGCCGAGAGTTCCCGGGGAAGGGGAAATGGCCGCGATTCTGTCCATGGGGAATGCCGCCCTGCGGGGAACGGGTTGCCACCGGCGGATGGCTTGACATCGGGCCGGGGCAGGGCATTGTCGCCCAAAAAGGAGCCTCGCCATGCACTGCCGCCGCCTCGCCCTGTTGCCCGTCCTGCTGTTGTGCGTCCTCGTTGCCGCCGCATCCTCCGTCCGGGCCGCCGGGCCGGCCACGCCCGAGGCCGCCGGCCTGGTGGACGTGACCAGGGCCGCGCCGGACGTCCGGCTCGACATCCGCTACGCCACACCGAACAACTTCACCCATGTGGC encodes:
- the ychF gene encoding redox-regulated ATPase YchF, with amino-acid sequence MALSVGIVGLPNVGKSTLFNALTKAQNAQAANYPFCTIEPNVAIVPVPDARLDALAGLVDPDQIVPATVRFTDIAGLVAGASKGEGLGNKFLAHIRETEVIVHVARAFEDDDVVHVSGNVDPARDIDVIETELILADAQVLESRLDRLVKQTRGSKDRDLLDKVTAGKRLLDHIMTGQPASTVPDIDGPGMAALFDEIRPLSAKRVIYCANVGEDDPNGLSPLVDKIRQVAAARGAEMVVVCARMEEELAGLADDERQEFLASYGLTESGLDRVARLAYHTLGLISFFTAGPKEVRAWTITAGAKAPAAAGQIHSDIERGFIRAEVISFDDYIRCQTEAKCRAAGVLRQEGKEYVMADGDVVHFLFNV
- a CDS encoding YajG family lipoprotein codes for the protein MKHFPFSSSRRRLASALFAAMAAVSVLAGCAGQQATVTPSVVVEKETLGRGVEVAIKVTDARPSAEVGLCNPASSFTGKLTTACDPAPAMRSAVERGLRDKGFTPTVAHESVVRSLTVELRELSYKPAQEGGQLAARAVAVIHVTADNNGQVMTKRYEGETVWKLPGEGVEPEFDKLLSMTVSKALSRMASDYELIHFLEKTILRTRDIK
- the tpx gene encoding thiol peroxidase, which translates into the protein MSERTGLVTFQGNGLTLAGNPVAVGDAAPDFTVLTNGLAPAKLADFTEKGLILIAVPSLDTAVCDLEARRFNNEMEGLAGKAKALVVSMDLPFAQKRWADAAGVTNIVTLSDHRDTSFGLAYGLLIKELRLLARTVLVLGPDRKVAYMELVPEVTNEPDYAAALAALGKVL